The following proteins come from a genomic window of Candidatus Woesearchaeota archaeon:
- a CDS encoding aminotransferase class I/II-fold pyridoxal phosphate-dependent enzyme, whose product MNIETIAVHGAGGPDPSTGAIATPIITAKNGAFKGIGDPIKIEYCRTQNPTRETLEKLVAELEGGGDAFAFSSGIAAINCIFQTLSRGDHVILSKKLYAGTIRLCDLVLSKFLEIDFVDPLNAKALKKAIKQNTKYIFIETPTNPLLEIVDLEAIRKISSSAGVPFIVDNTFATPCLLQPFDYGAETIIHSTSKYLGGHNDLVGGVVVTRNKSFAEALKLYAKTLGATPSPYDVYNTIRGIKTLALRIKKHCENAQIIAEFLAADPNVSKVYFPGLQSHPGHEIAKKQMKGFGGVVSFEVKGDYKKFAKNIADNAPPIYLAESLGGVESLLTHPATMSHAYLTEKQRAEVGIKDNLFRLSPGIENSEDIVAKLKSALYSS is encoded by the coding sequence ATATCGAAACAATCGCAGTCCACGGCGCTGGCGGCCCTGATCCGTCAACAGGCGCAATCGCCACGCCAATTATAACAGCAAAGAACGGCGCATTCAAGGGCATAGGGGATCCGATAAAGATAGAATACTGCAGAACCCAGAATCCTACAAGGGAAACATTGGAGAAATTAGTTGCAGAATTAGAGGGCGGAGGCGATGCATTTGCATTTTCTTCAGGAATTGCAGCAATAAACTGCATATTCCAGACATTAAGCAGGGGAGATCATGTTATTCTGAGCAAAAAGCTCTATGCAGGAACAATAAGGCTGTGCGATTTGGTTTTATCAAAGTTTTTGGAGATTGATTTTGTTGATCCGCTTAATGCAAAAGCTCTGAAAAAAGCCATAAAGCAAAATACAAAATACATTTTCATTGAAACTCCGACTAATCCGCTGCTCGAGATTGTTGATCTTGAAGCAATCAGGAAAATCTCATCTTCAGCAGGAGTTCCTTTTATTGTTGACAACACATTTGCAACTCCGTGCTTATTGCAGCCCTTTGATTATGGCGCAGAAACAATAATCCACTCCACAAGCAAATATCTCGGAGGGCATAATGATCTTGTCGGCGGTGTCGTTGTAACAAGAAACAAAAGCTTTGCTGAAGCTCTTAAGCTTTATGCTAAAACACTCGGCGCAACTCCCTCACCCTATGATGTTTACAACACAATAAGAGGAATTAAGACTTTGGCGTTGAGAATAAAAAAGCACTGTGAAAATGCCCAGATAATCGCTGAATTCTTGGCTGCAGATCCTAATGTTTCAAAAGTTTATTTCCCCGGGCTGCAGTCCCATCCTGGCCACGAAATTGCAAAAAAACAGATGAAGGGCTTTGGCGGAGTTGTGTCTTTTGAAGTAAAAGGCGATTATAAAAAATTTGCAAAAAACATAGCAGATAATGCCCCCCCGATTTACCTTGCAGAATCTCTTGGCGGAGTTGAATCATTATTAACGCATCCAGCTACAATGAGCCATGCTTATTTGACAGAAAAGCAGAGGGCAGAAGTTGGGATCAAAGACAATCTGTTCAGGCTCTCGCCAGGCATAGAAAACAGCGAAGATATCGTTGCTAAATTAAAATCCGCGCTTTACAGCTCATGA
- a CDS encoding ribonuclease P yields the protein MAKKDKKPRAEVIKDIEEMFKEAGNIFRKDKGKANDLVRKARNLAMKSRLKMPSRLQKNFCKHCYSFLKPGINCRIRLQRGKAIYYCLECKKYMRFPYK from the coding sequence ATGGCTAAAAAAGACAAAAAACCGCGAGCAGAGGTAATAAAAGACATAGAAGAGATGTTCAAGGAAGCTGGAAATATCTTTAGAAAAGACAAGGGCAAGGCCAATGATCTCGTCAGGAAAGCCCGTAATCTTGCAATGAAATCAAGGTTAAAGATGCCTTCAAGGCTGCAAAAGAACTTCTGCAAGCACTGCTATTCTTTTCTTAAGCCAGGCATTAACTGCAGGATCAGGCTGCAAAGGGGAAAGGCGATCTATTACTGCCTTGAATGCAAGAAATATATGAGATTTCCATATAAATAA
- a CDS encoding nucleotidyltransferase domain-containing protein: MNDLVSYAYDFISYLSLQPFFRKYALNKIILFGSVARGDFTKKSDIDIFIDVLSTNKIDLFTREIEKTKTSFFESERMKKWNRLNISNNFNVVVGSLKDEKWSDLRKSMQTHAMSLWSGFFIMEKKGLKSYALVRWVTGAKNTNKRVSIARKLYGYKQKGKKYTGLLEETSSKTVGKGVALIPIEHVNRLRKLFDGLEVKYSLMDVFIT, encoded by the coding sequence ATGAATGATCTGGTTTCCTATGCTTATGATTTTATTTCATATCTTTCATTGCAGCCTTTCTTTAGAAAATATGCCCTTAATAAAATAATCTTATTCGGATCTGTAGCAAGAGGAGATTTTACAAAAAAAAGCGATATTGATATCTTTATTGATGTCCTCAGCACAAATAAGATTGATTTGTTTACAAGGGAAATAGAAAAGACAAAAACAAGCTTCTTTGAATCCGAAAGAATGAAAAAATGGAACAGGCTGAATATTTCAAATAATTTCAATGTAGTTGTTGGAAGCTTAAAAGATGAAAAATGGAGCGATCTTAGAAAAAGCATGCAAACCCACGCTATGTCGCTTTGGTCCGGCTTTTTTATTATGGAAAAAAAAGGCTTAAAATCTTATGCGCTTGTGAGATGGGTTACAGGTGCAAAAAACACAAATAAAAGGGTAAGTATTGCACGAAAACTATATGGTTATAAGCAAAAGGGCAAGAAGTATACAGGACTTTTAGAAGAGACCAGTTCAAAGACAGTTGGCAAGGGCGTTGCTTTAATTCCGATAGAGCATGTGAATAGGCTAAGAAAGTTGTTTGATGGGCTTGAAGTAAAGTACAGCCTTATGGATGTTTTCATAACCTAA
- a CDS encoding diphthamide synthesis protein, whose protein sequence is MDYDLELDRVIIEIKKQKAKLVCIQLPDGLKPRADEIKEAVETNTKAKALIWLNSCFGACDVPEHVEKLGVDLLIQWGHSKFR, encoded by the coding sequence ATGGATTACGATCTAGAATTGGATAGGGTAATAATCGAAATAAAAAAGCAGAAAGCCAAGCTGGTCTGCATTCAATTGCCAGACGGCCTAAAGCCAAGGGCAGATGAAATAAAGGAAGCAGTAGAAACAAACACAAAAGCAAAGGCATTGATCTGGCTCAACTCGTGCTTTGGCGCCTGTGATGTTCCTGAGCATGTTGAAAAGCTCGGAGTTGATCTTCTCATACAGTGGGGGCATTCAAAGTTCAGATGA
- a CDS encoding MATE family efflux transporter, whose protein sequence is MRDLTNGNILKNLLYLAWPTFIGMMLQTLYNIVDTIWIGRYSSLGVAAISMVFPVFFIIIAFGSGISIGTSSLVARYLGANKKKEADNVAEHSVLIALLFGILVTIIGIIFAAPLFRLLGATPDIFDMTLDYAKIIFLGSVFSFLNMMLSAVLRAEGDTKTPTKILLFTTILNLVLDPFLIFGLAGLPEMGVAGAAIITVFAQLISVVLLFRHILAKRSEIRLNIRDFKFNFSIMWKTLAIGIPSSVSNMFTSLGFMFLMKNVSIFGSYAIAAYGIGIRMDAIAIMPAIALTTAVLTMVGQNIGAKKPHRAEKTAWVAVFLISVFMLFIGLLFFIAPEMWIRIFTDDPEIIKIGYWYFRIISLSYLFRGFQFIMNGAFQGSGKIVMPTIVNISAWFVFAVPLAYIFSIKLGFGLIGIWSAILISSVYGGIANIFLFSRGHWKG, encoded by the coding sequence ATGAGGGATCTGACAAACGGCAATATCCTGAAAAACCTGCTTTATCTTGCCTGGCCTACTTTCATAGGGATGATGCTGCAGACCCTGTACAATATTGTGGATACTATCTGGATTGGAAGATACAGCTCATTGGGGGTTGCTGCAATCTCAATGGTCTTTCCGGTGTTCTTCATAATAATTGCATTTGGCTCAGGCATTTCCATCGGCACATCATCATTGGTTGCGCGCTATCTTGGGGCAAATAAAAAGAAAGAAGCAGACAATGTTGCAGAGCATTCTGTTTTAATCGCGCTGTTATTTGGCATTCTTGTTACAATTATCGGAATAATATTTGCCGCTCCTTTATTCAGGCTGCTCGGCGCAACACCAGACATATTTGATATGACTTTGGATTATGCAAAAATAATTTTCCTCGGCTCTGTCTTTTCATTCCTCAACATGATGCTGAGCGCAGTGTTAAGGGCAGAAGGCGACACAAAAACCCCGACAAAAATACTGCTTTTCACAACAATACTCAACCTTGTGCTTGATCCTTTCCTTATTTTCGGCCTTGCCGGGCTTCCTGAAATGGGTGTTGCAGGAGCAGCAATAATCACAGTGTTTGCACAGTTAATAAGCGTTGTTCTCTTGTTCCGCCATATTCTGGCAAAAAGAAGCGAAATAAGATTAAACATCAGGGATTTTAAATTCAACTTTTCGATAATGTGGAAAACGCTTGCAATAGGCATTCCAAGCTCAGTTTCAAATATGTTCACATCGCTGGGATTTATGTTCTTGATGAAGAATGTGAGCATTTTCGGAAGCTATGCAATAGCTGCTTACGGGATCGGCATTAGGATGGACGCAATAGCGATAATGCCCGCCATCGCGCTGACAACTGCCGTATTGACAATGGTCGGCCAGAATATTGGCGCGAAAAAGCCGCACAGGGCGGAAAAAACAGCATGGGTTGCGGTTTTCCTGATCAGCGTTTTCATGCTCTTTATCGGTCTGCTCTTTTTTATAGCTCCGGAGATGTGGATAAGGATATTTACAGACGATCCTGAAATCATCAAAATCGGCTATTGGTATTTCCGCATTATTTCATTGTCTTATTTATTCAGGGGCTTCCAGTTCATAATGAACGGCGCATTTCAGGGAAGCGGGAAAATTGTAATGCCGACAATTGTCAATATAAGCGCATGGTTTGTATTCGCAGTCCCTTTGGCTTATATTTTTTCAATAAAGCTCGGATTCGGGCTGATCGGAATATGGTCGGCAATTTTGATATCCTCAGTTTACGGAGGCATAGCAAATATATTTTTATTCAGCAGAGGGCATTGGAAAGGGTAA